From a region of the Fusarium verticillioides 7600 chromosome 9, whole genome shotgun sequence genome:
- a CDS encoding osomolarity two-component system, phosphorelay intermediate protein YPD1, producing the protein MSPTEEKSDDVDFGDNIDMTTFEQILEMDEPGDCEFSSSIVFGFFDQAEETFDQIKEALEEEDLDKLSSLGHFLKGSSATLGLIKIRDGCEKIQRYGKHEKLDGSPEDDSEVCLKHIKDAFDAVKTDYAEVEKLLRQYYDSRE; encoded by the exons ATGTCGCCAACCGAGGAGAAG aGTGACGATGTCGATTTCGGTGACAACATCGATATGACCACTTTCGAGCAGattcttgagatggatgagcCAGGCGATTGTGAATTCAGCTCTTCCATTGTAtttggcttcttcgaccAAGCAGAAGAGACTTTTGACCAGATAAAGGAGGCATT ggaagaggaagatcttgataaGCTCTCATCTCTTGGACATTTTCTCAAGGGCTCATCAGCGACCCTCGGGCTGATCAAAATCAGGGATGGTTGCGAAAAGATTCAGCGTTATGGCAAACACGAAAAGCTCGACGGCTCTCCTGAAGATGACTCGGAGGTTTGTCTAAAGCACATCAAAGACGCCTTCGATGCTGTTAAGACGGATTACGCTGAGGTCGAGAAACTCTTGAGGCAGTACTACGATTCAAGGGAATAA